A single Brassica rapa cultivar Chiifu-401-42 chromosome A04, CAAS_Brap_v3.01, whole genome shotgun sequence DNA region contains:
- the LOC103863828 gene encoding zinc finger BED domain-containing protein DAYSLEEPER, protein METAMEVYNDVEMSTPPIKRRKKKSKVWEHFTIGVTEPGCRRAFCKGCNQSFAYSSGTKVAGTSHLKRHIDKGTCPALLHHTHDNNDNDNSQPMMTTPKSDHTPRRRYRTQNTYVPFDQDKCRHEIAKMIIMHDYPLHMVEHPGFVSFVQALHPQFDNVSFNNVQGDCVATYLSEKQNVIKSLEGIPGRLCLTLDMWTSKLTLGYVFITGHFIDSDWKIQKKLLNVLMEPYPESEEALSLAVSNCVSEWGLEGKLFSVAFNHPASKTAVENIRSLLCVRNPGVLDGQLVIGNCVARTFSGLAKDVLDKGKDVIKKIRDSVKHVKTSESHEERFVELKEQLQVPSDKVLCLDDKTQWNTTYNMLVAASELKEVFSCLDTADPDFKQPPSAEDWMHVESLCTFLKPLYEAASTLQSSGNPSAVTFFHEVWKTQSDLSRAIAGEDPYVAGIAKTMKEKVDKYWRECSLVLAMAVVMDPRFKMKLVEFSFSKIFGEDAGKNIKTVDDGIHELFNEYMALPAPLKPASEADGLSDFDNYILETTGQNLKSELDQYLDETLLPRVQEFDVLDWWKQNKLKYPTLCKMARDILSIPVSAAAFDYVFDMEPREMDEYKTSLRPETVEALICAREWLLESDASSQQMSSAVVNAEA, encoded by the coding sequence ATGGAGACAGCAATGGAGGTATACAATGACGTTGAGATGAGCACACCACCGATCAAGCGACGCAAGAAGAAGTCAAAGGTGTGGGAACACTTCACCATCGGTGTTACAGAGCCTGGTTGCAGAAGGGCTTTCTGCAAGGGCTGTAACCAGAGCTTTGCTTACAGCAGCGGCACCAAAGTGGCTGGGACCAGCCACCTCAAGCGTCACATCGACAAAGGGACTTGCCCTGCGCTTCTTCATCATACCCATGACAACAATGACAACGACAACAGCCAACCGATGATGACGACTCCCAAGAGTGACCACACACCGAGAAGGCGTTACCGGACCCAGAACACTTACGTTCCGTTTGATCAGGACAAGTGTCGCCACGAGATTGCTAAGATGATCATCATGCATGACTACCCTCTTCACATGGTTGAGCATCCAGGGTTCGTCTCCTTCGTGCAGGCTCTTCACCCTCAGTTCGACAATGTGAGCTTCAACAACGTGCAAGGAGACTGTGTGGCGACTTACCTCTCCGAGAAGCAGAATGTCATCAAGTCTCTGGAAGGGATCCCTGGACGCTTGTGTCTCACGCTGGACATGTGGACGTCCAAGCTCACTCTTGGCTATGTGTTTATTACCGGTCACTTCATTGACAGTGACTGGAAGATACAGAAGAAGCTTCTCAATGTTCTGATGGAGCCCTATCCAGAATCTGAAGAAGCATTGAGTCTTGCTGTTTCCAACTGTGTTTCTGAGTGGGGTCTGGAGGGGAAGCTGTTCTCTGTTGCCTTCAACCATCCCGCGAGCAAAACTGCAGTTGAGAACATCAGATCTCTACTCTGTGTCAGGAACCCTGGAGTACTGGATGGTCAGTTGGTGATAGGGAACTGTGTTGCAAGAACATTCAGTGGCCTTGCTAAAGATGTTCTTGATAAAGGCAAAGATGTGATCAAGAAGATCAGGGACAGTGTGAAGCACGTGAAGACCTCGGAGTCTCACGAGGAGAGGTTTGTTGAGCTAAAGGAGCAGCTTCAAGTTCCTAGCGACAAGGTGCTCTGTCTTGATGATAAGACGCAGTGGAACACAACGTATAACATGCTTGTGGCTGCTTCGGAGTTGAAGGAAGTGTTCTCTTGCTTAGACACTGCTGATCCTGACTTCAAGCAACCTCCTTCAGCAGAAGACTGGATGCACGTGGAGAGTCTTTGCACATTCCTGAAGCCTCTTTACGAAGCAGCCTCCACTCTTCAGTCTAGTGGAAACCCTTCTGCTGTGACCTTCTTCCATGAAGTGTGGAAGACACAGTCTGATCTCTCTCGGGCCATAGCAGGAGAGGATCCTTACGTTGCTGGTATAGCTAAAACCATGAAGGAGAAGGTCGACAAGTACTGGAGAGAGTGTAGCTTGGTTTTGGCAATGGCCGTTGTGATGGATCCTCGGTTCAAGATGAAGCTGGTGGAGTTCAGCTTCTCCAAGATATTCGGAGAAGACGCTGGGAAGAACATCAAGACCGTGGACGACGGGATCCACGAGCTCTTCAACGAGTACATGGCACTCCCTGCGCCGCTAAAACCAGCATCCGAAGCAGACGGGCTGTCTGATTTCGACAACTACATATTGGAGACAACGGGGCAGAACCTCAAGTCAGAGCTGGACCAGTACCTCGACGAAACGTTGCTTCCCAGGGTTCAGGAGTTTGATGTCCTCGACTGGTGGAAACAGAACAAGCTCAAGTACCCAACATTGTGCAAGATGGCTAGAGACATCCTCTCCATCCCGGTCTCCGCTGCAGCCTTCGACTATGTGTTTGACATGGAACCGAGGGAGATGGATGAGTACAAGACGTCACTGAGGCCTGAGACTGTGGAGGCGCTGATTTGCGCCAGGGAATGGCTTCTTGAGAGCGATGCTTCTTCTCAGCAAATGTCGAGTGCTGTTGTCAACGCTGAAGCCTAG
- the LOC103863830 gene encoding phenolic glucoside malonyltransferase 1 codes for MVSSLNVIDVSRVTPSDSSESLTLPLTFFDLIWYKLHPVERVIFYRLTDVTRPFFDSVIVPNLKSSLSSSLSHYLPLAGKLVWDSLDKKPTLVYSPNDGVSFTIAESKADFSLLTGNKPFPTTELYPLVPELRTSDESASAVSFQVTLFPNQGFCVGVAAHHAVLDGKTTTMFLKSWAYTCKLQQDQTVNASLLPQDLTPIYDRTVIKDPNDIETEVMNHWKSKLKIISDGNVKSLKILPTPEPSPDVVRFTLDLTREDIQTLRERLKRESSASSSPKELRLSTFVVTFSYAFTCLVRARGGDPKRPIGYVFSVDCRSLLDPPIPSNYFGNCLSASFNMKLTAETFMGEEGFLNAARMVSDSVEELDETVSSNIPEIFAANSSLPPGAQLISASGSSRFGVYGLDFGWGKPERVAIVSIDQGEVISMADGRDGIGGVELGFSLQKHEMENLIYLLPEGLKG; via the coding sequence ATGGTTTCTTCGCTTAACGTCATCGACGTGTCACGAGTCACCCCGTCTGACTCGTCCGAGTCACTCACTCTCCCGCTCACTTTCTTTGACCTAATCTGGTACAAACTCCACCCCGTCGAACGAGTCATCTTCTACCGACTTACGGACGTAACGCGCCCTTTCTTCGACTCGGTCATCGTACCCAATCTCAAGTCCTCTCTTTCCTCATCCCTCTCTCACTACCTCCCACTCGCTGGGAAACTCGTCTGGGACTCACTCGACAAAAAACCAACCCTAGTCTACTCCCCAAACGACGGCGTTTCATTCACCATAGCCGAGTCAAAAGCCGATTTCTCACTGTTAACCGGAAACAAACCGTTCCCCACAACCGAGTTGTACCCATTGGTGCCCGAGTTACGAACCTCCGACGAATCAGCCTCTGCTGTGTCGTTTCAAGTCACGCTTTTTCCAAACCAAGGATTTTGCGTCGGTGTAGCTGCACACCATGCCGTTTTAGATGGAAAAACGACAACCATGTTCCTCAAATCATGGGCCTACACATGCAAACTCCAACAAGACCAAACGGTAAACGCTTCTTTATTACCGCAGGATCTAACCCCGATTTACGATCGTACGGTCATAAAAGATCCGAACGATATCGAAACGGAGGTTATGAATCACTGGAAGTCTAAACTCAAAATCATCTCCGACGGCAACGTGAAGAGCTTAAAGATTCTTCCGACGCCGGAGCCTAGTCCCGACGTCGTCCGATTCACTCTCGATCTCACTCGTGAAGATATCCAAACGCTTCGAGAGCGACTCAAGAGAGAATCGTCTGCGTCCTCGTCACCCAAAGAGCTTCGATTGTCGACGTTTGTGGTTACGTTCTCGTACGCGTTTACTTGTTTAGTCAGAGCTCGTGGCGGAGATCCGAAGAGACCAATCGGGTACGTGTTCTCGGTGGACTGTCGAAGCCTTCTTGATCCGCCGATCCCTTCGAATTATTTCGGGAACTGCCTTTCGGCGTCGTTTAATATGAAGTTAACGGCGGAGACGTTTATGGGTGAAGAAGGGTTCTTGAATGCGGCGAGAATGGTTAGCGATTCGGTTGAGGAGTTGGATGAAACGGTGTCGTCAAATATTCCAGAGATTTTTGCAGCGAATTCAAGTCTTCCACCAGGAGCGCAGCTTATTTCTGCTTCCGGGTCAAGCCGGTTTGGAGTATACGGGTTAGATTTCGGGTGGGGTAAACCGGAGAGGGTTGCGATTGTGTCCATCGATCAAGGGGAAGTGATTTCTATGGCGGACGGTAGAGATGGGATTGGTGGTGTGGAGCTTGGCTTTTCTCTCCAGAAACACGAAATGGAGAATTTGATTTATTTGCTTCCTGAGGGATTAAAAGGCTAA
- the LOC103863829 gene encoding UDP-glucose 6-dehydrogenase 4: MVKICCIGAGYVGGPTMAVIALKCPHVEVAVVDISVPRINAWNSDQLPIYEPGLEDIVKQCRGKNLFFSTDVEKHVREADIVFVSVNTPTKTTGLGAGKAADLTYWESAARMIADVSVSDKIVVEKSTVPVKTAEAIEKILMHNSKGIKFQILSNPEFLAEGTAISDLFNPDRVLIGGRETPEGFKAVQTLKEVYANWVPEGQIITTNLWSAELSKLAANAFLAQRISSVNAMSALCESTGADVTQVAYAVGTDSRIGPKFLNASVGFGGSCFQKDILNLVYICQCNGLPEVAEYWKQVIKINDYQKNRFVNRIVSSMFNTVSNKKVAILGFAFKKDTGDTRETPAIDVCKGLLGDKAQISIYDPQVTEEQIQRDLSMKKFDWDHPLHLQPMSPTTVKQVSVKWDAYEATKDAHAVCVLTEWDEFKSLDYQKIFDNMQKPAFIFDGRNVLNVDKLREIGFIVYSIGKPLDAWVKDMPAFV, translated from the coding sequence ATGGTGAAGATCTGTTGTATTGGAGCTGGATATGTTGGTGGTCCAACGATGGCTGTGATTGCACTCAAATGCCCACACGTTGAAGTAGCAGTCGTTGACATCTCTGTTCCACGTATCAACGCATGGAACAGTGACCAGCTTCCCATCTACGAGCCTGGCCTTGAAGACATCGTCAAGCAATGCAGAGGCAAGAACCTCTTCTTCAGCACCGACGTTGAGAAGCACGTCAGAGAAGCTGATATCGTCTTCGTCTCTGTCAACACACCCACGAAAACCACTGGTCTTGGAGCTGGCAAAGCCGCCGATCTCACTTACTGGGAGAGTGCTGCTCGTATGATTGCTGACGTGTCCGTTTCCGACAAGATCGTGGTTGAGAAATCGACTGTGCCCGTGAAAACAGCTGAAGCCATCGAGAAGATCTTGATGCATAACAGCAAAGGGATCAAGTTTCAGATCCTTTCGAATCCTGAGTTTCTCGCGGAAGGAACTGCGATCAGTGATCTTTTCAACCCTGACCGTGTTCTCATCGGAGGGCGAGAGACACCTGAAGGTTTCAAAGCTGTTCAGACGCTTAAGGAAGTGTATGCAAACTGGGTTCCTGAGGGCCAGATCATCACGACCAATCTCTGGTCCGCCGAGCTTTCAAAGCTAGCTGCAAACGCTTTCTTGGCTCAGAGGATTTCATCAGTCAACGCCATGTCGGCTCTGTGTGAATCCACCGGAGCTGATGTCACTCAAGTGGCCTACGCTGTCGGTACTGATTCGAGAATCGGTCCCAAGTTCTTGAACGCTAGTGTTGGATTCGGAGGCTCTTGTTTCCAGAAGGACATTCTCAATCTGGTCTACATCTGTCAGTGCAACGGACTTCCAGAAGTTGCTGAGTACTGGAAACAAGTGATCAAGATCAACGATTACCAGAAGAACCGATTCGTGAACAGAATCGTCTCCTCTATGTTCAACACAGTCTCCAACAAGAAGGTTGCTATCCTCGGATTTGCGTTCAAGAAAGACACGGGTGACACGAGGGAGACACCAGCCATTGACGTGTGCAAAGGTTTGTTGGGAGACAAAGCGCAGATCAGCATCTATGATCCTCAAGTCACTGAAGAGCAGATTCAGAGAGACCTTTCGATGAAAAAGTTCGACTGGGACCATCCGCTACACTTGCAGCCGATGAGCCCGACCACGGTGAAACAAGTGAGTGTGAAATGGGACGCGTATGAAGCTACTAAAGACGCGCATGCGGTTTGCGTTTTGACTGAGTGGGATGAGTTCAAGTCTTTGGACTACCAGAAGATCTTTGACAACATGCAGAAACCAGCTTTTATCTTCGATGGAAGAAACGTTCTGAATGTGGACAAGTTGAGAGAGATTGGTTTCATCGTTTACTCCATTGGTAAGCCACTTGATGCATGGGTTAAGGACATGCCTGCTTTTGTCTGA